The following coding sequences lie in one Pontibacter sp. G13 genomic window:
- a CDS encoding RHS repeat domain-containing protein produces MFAKKDFPPIRQDRWLEGYGRFLLGILWLLAGTAKVEAQYNAAEIDPPVLSRFVAPSPEAASLGKYGHIPVNLYTGIPDISIPLFTMTSRQLELPMSLSYHGGGIRVEEMASRIGLGWSLLAGGAITRTVRGPKDEASNMEFGYLSVAPDMDLANPTAAPYNLYNNSLLRQVATGVLDGQPDAFAFNVMGHSGTFSLDRDTMIHVGNGDQVLQFSPEFINDDIVAWELVDGDGTRYVFREYEEVSSRQITYDATPSSGSGGGSVPGMKRYMITAWYLTKVVTANRTDSLVFEYEDFTPSPSVINETFYAHDHHLLAEDEGTVQCTDQANDGSATQTTETAYCGDYSVYIRNVNEMQVGKRLDRILAQGQWVDFIYGAGRADFPGDHALAEVRRYVGDIWVESVELFHGYFQTDHPDPDDPTMNKRLRLDSVRQVGVQDGQWATAQPATYLEYREGAGEGWLPPRNSVAQDHWGFFNGEYTNSSLMPELFVEELGMMLPGADREPSEQHMKIGTLKRITFPTGGWSEFTFEPHDYSWIGSTWLKEPQYAQHSASAATAKAGKEETYTCNGLLKNKEVVSTWFSLADSQWVEVHIRLKKACLPTHKWRPAAGVYDSKGKIVFEHRASGDAEEWENLSPRIKLGPGSYELRAENHFSGDEASIGLLYRVPVLQNGQQVFTRERMAGGLRVAEIATHDGWGGAVGREVFEYRLEDSLSSGELVSPIKYSYPSRNIWHLTCDLWEFELDSDELDCRYTSRATHSQIPIGLTQGSHVGYRQVTRRKLDENGNDRGKTVTDFISCQNYADGGLLEYPYLANTSMDWARGNMKAQYILNAVGDTVQVDQYYHTGVLVHTIPGLLADMWEEVLTAGLYDLSQYEFKRFERQSGWMRLDSMKVLRYGEGNSPAHTQAFRYLYNDLHQRTGTVMVGIDGEEQVEEQFRAGDFASGQNPVIDTMQARNMLNPVIEKVGLVGNSGQLELAGGEYHAYGYWPEVGLEGAILPQEVLAFSVADPVDESSFVRSVNGVGLLPDTSFYESRLLYEAFDFHGNLLGQQADFTASESYLWGYGQRLPIGKVVGASADEVAYTGFDGWVLGNWDVTYLPTCRTTWAGCVQGAGSASDRAACDQARWECLSLAGSLPTLSTDARAGEYAYVWSNNLQLDLGTMPPGTYQLGFYHKLGTPSISISGGNIIGSPTVDGPDAQGWTFRSYLVELTGSNNGVSISGPAGSLIDELRWMPEGAQLTSLSYDARNLVHTVTDANGFCTYYQYDELGRIRYVIDDNGDFRLGYDYHLTH; encoded by the coding sequence ATGTTCGCCAAAAAGGATTTTCCACCCATCCGTCAGGATCGGTGGTTGGAAGGCTATGGCCGATTCCTATTGGGAATCTTATGGCTTCTGGCCGGTACCGCTAAGGTCGAGGCTCAATACAACGCGGCCGAAATCGACCCCCCGGTATTATCGAGATTCGTGGCCCCATCTCCCGAGGCTGCCTCACTCGGAAAATACGGACACATCCCCGTGAACCTCTATACGGGGATTCCGGACATATCCATTCCCTTGTTCACCATGACTTCCCGGCAACTGGAACTCCCCATGTCCCTCAGCTACCATGGTGGGGGAATTCGGGTTGAGGAAATGGCATCGAGGATTGGCCTAGGCTGGTCATTGCTTGCGGGAGGTGCGATCACGCGTACGGTCCGTGGCCCCAAGGACGAAGCTTCCAACATGGAATTTGGCTATTTGTCCGTAGCGCCCGATATGGACTTGGCCAACCCCACGGCTGCGCCCTATAATTTGTACAACAATTCGCTGCTCAGACAGGTGGCAACAGGCGTACTGGATGGCCAGCCGGATGCATTTGCCTTCAATGTCATGGGACATTCGGGCACATTCTCCCTCGACCGAGATACGATGATCCATGTCGGAAATGGCGATCAGGTCCTTCAATTCTCCCCCGAATTCATCAATGACGATATCGTCGCATGGGAACTGGTGGATGGGGACGGTACTCGGTATGTATTCCGGGAATATGAGGAGGTGTCTTCCCGGCAGATCACCTATGATGCTACCCCCTCGTCTGGTTCCGGAGGAGGATCGGTCCCCGGAATGAAGCGATATATGATTACGGCTTGGTACTTGACCAAGGTGGTGACCGCCAATCGAACCGATAGCCTGGTGTTCGAGTATGAGGATTTCACGCCATCCCCATCGGTCATCAACGAGACCTTCTATGCCCATGACCATCACCTGCTGGCGGAAGATGAGGGAACGGTCCAGTGTACCGATCAAGCCAATGACGGCAGTGCCACCCAGACAACGGAAACTGCCTATTGTGGAGATTACTCAGTCTATATCCGGAATGTCAATGAGATGCAGGTGGGCAAGCGACTAGATCGAATCCTCGCCCAAGGCCAATGGGTAGATTTCATCTACGGAGCGGGCCGGGCGGACTTCCCTGGAGATCATGCCCTCGCAGAGGTTCGCCGGTATGTCGGAGACATCTGGGTGGAATCCGTTGAGCTGTTTCATGGATATTTCCAGACGGACCATCCCGACCCTGACGATCCGACCATGAACAAGCGCCTCAGACTGGACAGTGTGCGGCAAGTGGGGGTGCAAGATGGACAATGGGCCACGGCTCAACCGGCCACCTATCTGGAGTACCGGGAAGGCGCAGGAGAGGGCTGGCTCCCGCCCCGCAATTCGGTGGCTCAGGATCACTGGGGCTTTTTCAATGGAGAATATACCAACTCCAGCCTCATGCCGGAGCTGTTTGTCGAAGAGCTGGGCATGATGTTGCCCGGAGCAGATCGCGAGCCCAGCGAGCAGCACATGAAGATCGGAACGCTCAAGCGCATCACGTTTCCCACGGGGGGCTGGAGTGAGTTTACCTTCGAACCCCATGACTATAGTTGGATCGGCAGTACGTGGCTAAAGGAACCCCAATACGCCCAGCATAGTGCATCGGCTGCGACTGCCAAGGCTGGCAAGGAGGAAACCTACACCTGCAATGGGCTCCTCAAAAACAAGGAAGTGGTCAGTACTTGGTTCTCCTTGGCGGACTCCCAGTGGGTCGAGGTCCATATCCGGCTTAAAAAGGCCTGTCTTCCCACTCACAAATGGCGACCTGCTGCAGGCGTCTATGATTCCAAAGGGAAAATTGTCTTTGAACATCGAGCCTCTGGGGATGCGGAGGAATGGGAAAACCTATCCCCCCGAATCAAATTGGGCCCCGGCTCCTACGAGCTACGGGCCGAGAACCATTTCTCCGGAGACGAGGCTTCGATCGGTCTACTGTATCGGGTGCCCGTCCTCCAGAATGGCCAGCAGGTATTTACCCGTGAACGAATGGCAGGGGGACTCCGAGTGGCTGAAATCGCCACCCATGATGGCTGGGGAGGAGCGGTCGGCAGGGAAGTCTTCGAGTATCGCCTAGAAGATTCGCTCTCTTCGGGCGAATTGGTTTCCCCTATCAAATACAGCTATCCCAGCCGCAATATCTGGCATCTCACCTGCGATCTGTGGGAATTCGAGTTGGATTCGGACGAATTGGATTGTCGCTATACCTCCCGGGCCACACATTCGCAGATCCCCATCGGATTGACCCAAGGCAGTCATGTGGGCTATCGACAGGTCACGAGACGGAAATTGGACGAAAACGGCAACGACCGCGGAAAGACCGTGACGGACTTCATCTCCTGCCAGAACTATGCCGATGGAGGACTGCTGGAATATCCCTATTTGGCCAATACCAGCATGGACTGGGCACGGGGCAATATGAAGGCCCAATATATCCTGAATGCGGTCGGAGATACCGTACAAGTGGACCAATACTATCACACGGGTGTTCTGGTACATACGATCCCCGGCTTGCTGGCGGATATGTGGGAGGAGGTATTGACCGCGGGCTTGTACGACCTCAGTCAATACGAATTCAAGCGATTCGAGCGACAGAGCGGATGGATGCGGCTGGATTCCATGAAGGTCCTGAGGTATGGCGAGGGCAATTCTCCGGCGCATACGCAGGCCTTCCGGTATCTGTACAATGATCTCCATCAGCGTACCGGCACGGTCATGGTCGGGATCGATGGAGAGGAGCAGGTCGAGGAGCAATTCCGGGCAGGGGATTTCGCTTCGGGACAGAACCCGGTCATTGACACCATGCAGGCGCGCAATATGCTCAATCCCGTCATTGAGAAGGTGGGACTGGTCGGGAATTCCGGCCAATTGGAGTTGGCAGGTGGGGAGTATCATGCCTATGGCTATTGGCCGGAAGTTGGACTTGAGGGAGCTATCCTTCCCCAAGAGGTACTTGCATTTTCCGTGGCCGATCCCGTCGATGAATCCTCATTCGTCCGATCGGTGAATGGGGTCGGCCTGTTGCCGGATACCTCCTTCTACGAATCCCGATTGCTGTATGAGGCTTTCGACTTTCATGGGAACCTACTGGGGCAACAAGCTGACTTTACGGCCTCCGAGAGTTACCTGTGGGGGTATGGACAGCGACTTCCCATCGGCAAGGTGGTAGGTGCCTCGGCTGATGAGGTGGCCTACACAGGCTTCGATGGATGGGTATTGGGGAATTGGGATGTGACCTATCTCCCTACTTGCCGGACCACTTGGGCAGGATGTGTACAGGGAGCGGGGAGCGCCTCGGACCGAGCGGCATGTGATCAGGCCAGATGGGAGTGCCTGTCTCTAGCGGGTAGTTTGCCCACGCTGAGTACGGACGCCCGGGCAGGAGAATATGCCTATGTGTGGAGCAATAACCTCCAGCTGGATCTCGGAACTATGCCTCCCGGGACCTACCAGCTTGGATTCTACCACAAATTGGGAACCCCGAGTATCTCCATATCCGGAGGGAATATCATCGGCTCACCCACGGTCGATGGACCCGACGCTCAGGGCTGGACCTTCCGATCCTATCTCGTGGAGCTGACCGGATCGAACAATGGAGTCTCCATCTCAGGACCAGCTGGCTCGTTGATCGACGAACTCCGATGGATGCCAGAGGGTGCGCAGCTTACTTCCCTGAGCTACGATGCGCGCAACCTCGTCCACACCGTGACTGACGCCAACGGATTCTGCACCTATTACCAATATGACGAATTGGGACGAATCCGCTATGTGATCGACGACAATGGCGATTTCCGCTTGGGCTACGATTACCATCTCACGCATTGA
- a CDS encoding TonB-dependent receptor domain-containing protein, producing MKIWKLMLIVLMLPASGWAQHTLELEVVDHDEHQPLIGASVSLPALSLGDMTDEAGHVTISGIPAGAQIVAVKLVGFADWTDTLTFPLSSAIRVELEHAGHEGHHDDHHDEHDHHGHDDHDEHGHGHGHGHEEVLIAATRTSRSIDDVPTRVEAISGEEIGEKVNMDPSSIAMLLSESTGIIVQQTSGPSATSGFRIQGLDGRYTQLLKDGFPLYAGFSGGLSLMQTLPLDLRQVEVIKGSSSTLYGGGAIAGLVNLVSKVPEDERELEFMFNGTTAGGMDASAFYSEKWGKWGMTFLGAYNHQRPYDAGDGGAAWSDLPGVNRITVNPRLFWYPSERTKINFGVFGSTETREGGYMDALTGEIPAGEDAYTELNQSDRIVSQIELDQEMGDRLHLNIRNSVNLFSRTLELPNYRFGGDQVSTFSEASLSGKGEKADWIVGVNVRTDQFEEGEALADLDRSYQHTTLGAFGQHTWDPLPWFALESGLRVDGQNEYGWFVLPRVSALFRMGDKWTSRLGGGMGYTTPTVFIQDAEALSFRNVLPPNPAEVDAEQSAGVNWDVNYRTTIFDQISFSINQLFFYTRIAQPLLLESSTDFPGLYEFRTADGHFDSQGSETNVRLGYRDFHLYVGYTFLNTRRHYGDIDPGTGHVGGPESQIPLTPAHKIGSMLMYEVHGKVRIGLEAYYTGQQFRTDGTETRPFWIVGLMMEKNWKRFGVYANFENFTDTRQSRFESDFVSGTPSQPNFREIWAPTDGFVANAGIKLHL from the coding sequence ATGAAAATCTGGAAATTGATGTTGATCGTCCTGATGCTGCCTGCATCCGGATGGGCTCAACATACGCTTGAACTTGAAGTCGTCGATCACGACGAGCATCAACCCCTGATCGGGGCTTCGGTGAGTTTGCCAGCCCTGAGTTTGGGCGATATGACGGATGAGGCCGGACATGTGACGATCTCGGGCATTCCTGCGGGAGCGCAGATTGTGGCAGTGAAACTGGTCGGATTCGCCGATTGGACAGATACCCTGACCTTCCCCTTGTCGTCGGCGATTCGGGTGGAATTGGAGCATGCTGGCCATGAGGGACATCATGACGACCACCACGACGAGCATGATCACCATGGACATGATGATCATGACGAACACGGTCACGGTCATGGGCATGGCCACGAGGAAGTTTTGATCGCAGCTACCCGAACTAGCCGGAGCATCGACGATGTGCCGACACGGGTAGAGGCCATTTCCGGCGAGGAGATCGGCGAGAAGGTCAATATGGATCCTTCCAGCATTGCCATGCTGTTGAGTGAAAGTACGGGCATTATCGTGCAGCAGACTTCGGGTCCTTCCGCTACTTCGGGATTCCGTATCCAAGGCCTGGATGGTCGCTATACACAGCTTCTCAAGGATGGATTCCCGCTCTATGCCGGATTCTCCGGAGGCTTGAGTTTGATGCAGACCCTCCCGCTGGATTTGCGGCAGGTGGAAGTCATCAAGGGTAGCTCGTCTACCTTGTATGGCGGCGGAGCGATTGCCGGCCTCGTCAACCTCGTGAGCAAGGTGCCGGAGGATGAACGGGAGCTGGAGTTCATGTTCAATGGAACTACGGCAGGTGGCATGGACGCCAGTGCGTTTTATTCGGAGAAATGGGGAAAGTGGGGCATGACCTTCCTCGGGGCTTACAACCATCAGCGTCCCTACGATGCCGGTGATGGGGGAGCGGCTTGGTCCGACCTGCCCGGCGTGAATCGGATCACGGTCAATCCAAGGCTCTTCTGGTATCCTTCCGAGCGGACCAAGATCAATTTCGGGGTCTTCGGAAGTACCGAGACTCGCGAGGGGGGATACATGGATGCGCTCACGGGCGAGATTCCCGCTGGGGAAGATGCCTATACAGAACTCAACCAATCTGACCGCATCGTCTCCCAGATCGAGCTGGATCAGGAAATGGGCGATCGGCTACATCTCAATATCCGCAATAGCGTCAACCTGTTTTCCCGGACACTCGAGCTTCCCAACTATCGCTTTGGCGGCGATCAGGTATCCACCTTCTCCGAGGCGAGCCTGTCGGGTAAAGGGGAGAAGGCGGACTGGATTGTCGGAGTGAACGTTCGTACAGACCAGTTCGAAGAGGGAGAGGCTCTTGCCGATCTAGACCGGAGCTACCAGCACACGACCTTGGGCGCATTTGGCCAGCATACTTGGGACCCGTTGCCTTGGTTTGCCCTCGAATCTGGCTTGCGGGTCGATGGCCAGAATGAATACGGATGGTTTGTCTTGCCACGTGTTTCGGCGCTGTTCCGGATGGGAGACAAGTGGACTTCCCGCCTAGGAGGGGGGATGGGATATACCACCCCGACGGTTTTCATCCAAGATGCCGAGGCCCTGAGTTTCCGGAATGTGCTGCCACCCAATCCGGCCGAGGTCGATGCCGAGCAATCTGCCGGGGTAAACTGGGATGTCAATTACCGTACGACGATCTTCGATCAGATTTCCTTCTCGATCAACCAGCTGTTCTTCTACACCCGGATTGCCCAGCCATTGCTGTTGGAATCGTCCACCGATTTTCCGGGGCTCTATGAGTTCCGCACGGCAGATGGTCATTTTGATTCGCAGGGATCGGAAACCAATGTCCGTCTGGGGTATCGCGATTTCCATCTGTATGTCGGATATACCTTCCTCAACACCCGTCGGCATTATGGGGACATCGATCCCGGGACCGGACATGTGGGAGGACCAGAATCTCAGATTCCGTTGACACCCGCCCACAAAATCGGTTCCATGCTGATGTATGAGGTACATGGGAAGGTCCGGATCGGATTGGAAGCCTACTACACGGGCCAGCAATTCCGCACCGATGGCACCGAGACGCGGCCATTCTGGATCGTGGGATTGATGATGGAGAAGAACTGGAAGCGGTTCGGCGTATATGCCAATTTCGAGAACTTCACAGATACGCGCCAATCCCGGTTCGAGTCGGACTTTGTGAGTGGCACCCCGAGTCAGCCCAACTTCAGGGAGATCTGGGCACCGACAGACGGATTTGTGGCAAATGCCGGAATCAAGCTCCATCTTTGA
- a CDS encoding DUF6443 domain-containing protein: MRYFFMGCTLACCLVLPLDLRSQSLDRNHVRVRTARTEIPSAVALEALDNLQSTEDAVTYYDGLGRAVQHVLPKSTPGQHALVEWHAYDAWGLEPRQWLPHVDAGSPDGEFVSDPVGGHSACFVQDSWQQLGHLPAVDRQSAFADRAWESSPLSRPTSSGRPGHAGGLSQGHTTDHAYRTLDPSGYGIDGVRKWEVHPAGISTAGTYAAGELEVLTTTDPNGHRSCEYVDRFGRTVLVRVQLDPSADPSAAGGLEDWASTYRIFDELGRLRAVIQPEGVGALRQNGWVADAALLDNWSLRYRYDHRGRVSGRKVPGADWVFQVYDPGDRPILSQDGNQRLSGKWSFRKYDGLGRVVMTGTCAHPAVTPEALSAELAQHWASGTFSPDESPGTGLHGYGNQAYPDVSAPGTELLTVAYFDGYDFDRNGQLDAWEVPRPLPEMPSLPGGISPRASGLPTGVKIRIMDPDPDMPEWLSTRSYYDKFGREVQTVSDHHLGGQDEVSREYAFTGELVREVRVHTANGQGDTLRARYVHDHRGRPLERHLRIGDGPEVMVALHGYNELGQPVRESLHGTGGGTFLQTLDRRYTLSGQFHSLNDPASTAGLGGEPDLTTAYQLNSLSMMTLSWVSQPSSGKGGGNVSQGFGDFKYQVSLGQKRVRFVRSTGDSDAVPADTSISISHDVPGSFDAGKLPTSVTVPLAVPARVLRQGQGDWRTVVESGLYQALSTSGLSAAQRTSVVQTTVLRLATLWAQGFGSGENIDLFAESVSYETGGPPFAGQATGQYNGNPSGVRWSTPHGAAVCGYGFSFDPMDRLVSAEYGRLSDTSGIWGDLGRFDASYAYDGNGNLTSLRRYGLTGGTYASPATGLMDDLSYTYGGAGNRLQGVSDAVSGVPSGWPSFADGSHAGADFGYDANGNLTQDLDGGILSITYDVLDNPVEYLFYNNKSIRHIYAADGRRLRSRGVQSGLVAQSDGNGGTVLVPMDEEEWREDRVGDFRYRGVDDGTGLVPVLSHVMTREGRVVPEADGWRHEYMIRDHLGNVRVLFGDRDGDGFVNPDPESGEDVGQVSAYYPMGLEMPRSPEQHPLPDNRYLYSGKERGRWSGWYDFGARSYLPTIGRWGGVDPLAADYEPWSPYAFTLGNPVRFVDPDGRRVVGLDGDPVKDPRIRPTNGSGVRGGMFGWTRYSGTKYHNGVDILAPEGSPIQSIKGGTVFNVGYHGNLGNYVVVKSTSEEGETLFIAYGHLSEIGDFQIGGLIEEGAEIGKAGTTGNSVGIAKDQEHVHIYAKVSQSGRYRDSRFVDPLQFFDTAFDESGNPQATPNPQAQKENPTPVMGGCEDVALKVEG, from the coding sequence ATGAGATATTTTTTCATGGGATGTACGTTGGCGTGTTGCCTCGTCCTTCCCCTCGATCTGCGATCCCAGTCCTTGGATCGCAACCACGTCCGTGTGCGTACGGCCCGGACCGAGATTCCCTCGGCCGTGGCGCTGGAAGCGTTGGACAACCTCCAGAGCACGGAGGATGCGGTGACGTACTACGACGGGCTGGGCCGTGCGGTACAGCATGTGCTTCCCAAGTCGACGCCAGGTCAGCATGCGCTGGTGGAATGGCACGCATACGACGCCTGGGGGCTTGAGCCCCGCCAGTGGCTTCCGCATGTGGACGCGGGTAGTCCCGACGGGGAGTTCGTGTCCGATCCGGTTGGCGGTCATTCTGCGTGCTTCGTCCAGGACTCGTGGCAGCAGTTGGGCCACCTTCCGGCTGTAGACCGCCAGTCGGCCTTCGCCGACCGGGCGTGGGAGTCCTCCCCGTTGTCTCGGCCGACCTCTTCGGGGCGTCCCGGGCATGCGGGCGGTCTTTCGCAGGGGCACACCACGGACCATGCGTACCGGACCCTGGACCCTTCGGGGTACGGGATCGACGGTGTGCGGAAGTGGGAGGTGCATCCCGCTGGGATCTCGACTGCGGGGACCTATGCCGCTGGGGAGCTGGAGGTCCTGACCACGACGGACCCCAACGGCCACCGATCCTGCGAATACGTGGACCGTTTCGGTCGCACGGTGCTGGTGCGGGTCCAGCTCGATCCGTCGGCCGACCCGTCGGCTGCCGGCGGTCTGGAGGACTGGGCGAGCACCTACCGGATCTTCGACGAGCTGGGGCGCCTGCGTGCGGTGATCCAGCCCGAGGGGGTCGGGGCGCTCCGGCAGAATGGCTGGGTGGCGGATGCGGCGCTGCTGGACAACTGGTCGCTCCGGTACCGGTACGACCACCGTGGGCGTGTATCGGGGCGGAAGGTGCCGGGAGCCGACTGGGTCTTCCAGGTGTACGATCCGGGGGACCGCCCGATCCTGAGCCAGGACGGGAACCAGCGGCTCTCGGGGAAGTGGTCCTTCCGGAAATACGACGGTCTGGGCCGGGTGGTGATGACGGGTACCTGCGCGCATCCGGCCGTGACGCCGGAGGCGCTGTCGGCCGAACTGGCGCAGCACTGGGCGTCGGGGACGTTCTCGCCGGATGAATCCCCGGGCACGGGACTGCACGGGTACGGCAACCAGGCGTATCCGGACGTGTCGGCCCCCGGGACGGAGCTCCTGACGGTGGCCTATTTCGACGGCTACGACTTCGACCGCAACGGGCAGCTGGACGCCTGGGAGGTCCCGCGGCCCCTGCCGGAGATGCCGTCCCTGCCGGGTGGGATCTCCCCGCGTGCTTCGGGGCTTCCGACCGGGGTGAAGATCCGGATCATGGACCCCGATCCGGACATGCCGGAGTGGCTGTCGACGCGGTCGTACTACGACAAGTTCGGGCGGGAGGTGCAGACGGTCTCGGACCACCACCTGGGCGGGCAGGACGAGGTGTCCCGCGAGTACGCCTTCACGGGGGAACTGGTCCGGGAGGTGCGGGTGCACACCGCCAACGGACAGGGCGACACGCTCCGTGCGCGGTATGTCCACGACCACCGGGGCCGTCCGCTGGAGCGGCACCTCCGGATCGGGGACGGCCCCGAGGTGATGGTGGCCCTGCATGGGTACAACGAGCTGGGGCAGCCGGTCCGGGAGTCCCTGCACGGGACCGGGGGCGGGACGTTCCTGCAGACGCTGGACCGGCGCTACACGCTGTCGGGCCAGTTCCATTCGCTCAACGACCCGGCGTCCACGGCGGGCCTCGGCGGCGAGCCGGACCTGACGACGGCCTACCAGCTGAACTCGCTGTCGATGATGACGCTGAGCTGGGTGTCCCAGCCGTCTTCGGGGAAGGGGGGCGGCAACGTGTCCCAGGGCTTCGGGGACTTCAAGTACCAGGTCTCGCTGGGGCAGAAGCGGGTCCGTTTCGTCCGTTCCACGGGCGATTCGGATGCGGTGCCGGCGGATACGTCGATCTCCATCTCCCATGACGTGCCGGGGAGCTTCGACGCGGGCAAGCTGCCGACGTCTGTCACGGTTCCGCTGGCCGTTCCCGCACGGGTGCTGCGGCAGGGACAGGGGGACTGGCGTACGGTGGTGGAGTCGGGGCTGTACCAGGCGCTGTCCACCAGCGGGCTGAGTGCCGCCCAGCGCACGTCGGTGGTGCAGACGACGGTCCTCCGGCTGGCTACGCTGTGGGCGCAGGGGTTCGGGAGCGGGGAGAACATCGACCTGTTCGCCGAGTCGGTGTCCTACGAGACGGGGGGGCCTCCCTTCGCGGGTCAGGCCACGGGCCAGTACAACGGCAATCCCTCCGGGGTGCGTTGGAGCACGCCCCATGGGGCGGCGGTGTGCGGGTACGGCTTCTCGTTCGACCCGATGGACCGCCTGGTGTCCGCGGAGTACGGGCGCCTGTCCGACACGTCGGGGATCTGGGGGGATCTGGGGCGCTTCGACGCGTCGTATGCGTACGACGGCAACGGGAACCTGACCTCGCTGCGTCGGTACGGACTGACCGGGGGTACGTACGCCAGTCCCGCCACGGGCCTGATGGACGACCTGTCCTACACCTACGGGGGGGCGGGGAACCGGCTGCAGGGGGTGTCCGACGCCGTGTCGGGCGTCCCATCGGGGTGGCCCTCGTTCGCGGACGGGTCCCATGCGGGGGCCGACTTCGGGTACGACGCCAACGGCAACCTGACGCAGGACCTCGATGGGGGGATCCTGTCGATTACCTACGATGTGCTGGACAATCCTGTGGAATATTTATTTTACAATAATAAATCGATTCGCCATATTTATGCGGCCGACGGCAGGCGTTTGCGCTCCCGCGGGGTCCAGAGCGGCCTGGTGGCGCAGTCCGACGGCAACGGCGGGACGGTGCTGGTGCCGATGGACGAGGAGGAATGGCGGGAGGACCGGGTGGGGGATTTCCGCTACCGGGGGGTGGACGACGGCACGGGTCTGGTTCCGGTGCTGTCGCATGTGATGACCCGTGAGGGCCGCGTGGTGCCGGAGGCCGACGGGTGGCGGCACGAGTACATGATCCGCGACCATCTGGGGAATGTGCGTGTGCTGTTCGGGGACCGCGACGGGGACGGCTTCGTCAATCCCGACCCGGAGTCGGGGGAGGATGTCGGGCAGGTCAGCGCGTACTATCCGATGGGGCTGGAGATGCCCCGTTCGCCGGAGCAGCATCCGCTGCCGGACAACCGGTACCTCTACAGCGGGAAGGAGCGCGGACGATGGAGCGGGTGGTACGATTTCGGCGCCCGGAGCTATCTGCCGACGATCGGGCGATGGGGCGGGGTGGACCCGCTGGCGGCCGACTACGAGCCTTGGAGCCCCTATGCGTTCACGCTGGGCAATCCCGTGCGGTTTGTCGATCCCGATGGCAGGAGGGTCGTGGGACTGGATGGTGATCCGGTCAAGGATCCCCGTATTCGCCCAACCAATGGAAGTGGCGTCCGGGGGGGAATGTTCGGATGGACGAGATATAGCGGAACCAAGTACCATAATGGAGTCGATATCCTCGCACCGGAGGGTTCGCCTATTCAGAGCATCAAAGGAGGAACTGTTTTCAATGTCGGCTATCATGGGAATTTGGGAAACTACGTAGTTGTGAAATCCACCAGTGAGGAGGGAGAAACGCTATTCATTGCCTATGGGCATTTAAGTGAAATAGGAGACTTTCAAATTGGGGGACTGATTGAAGAGGGAGCAGAAATTGGGAAAGCAGGAACTACGGGTAATTCAGTCGGTATAGCAAAGGATCAGGAGCATGTCCACATTTACGCAAAAGTCAGTCAAAGTGGGCGATATCGAGATTCTCGGTTTGTAGACCCACTTCAATTTTTTGATACGGCGTTTGACGAAAGTGGAAATCCTCAAGCTACTCCGAATCCTCAAGCTCAAAAGGAGAATCCAACTCCGGTAATGGGGGGATGTGAGGATGTTGCATTGAAAGTGGAAGGATAA